The sequence ATCCTACCTCTGTCCGGGTTGGCCCCGGGCGCATCGGCGAGCTGGGCAAGGCCTGCAAACAGTTGGGCATGCAGGCACCGCTGCTGGTGACCGATCCGGGCCTGGCGGCCTTGCCAATGGTTGAACAGGCGCTGCAGAACTGTCGTGATGCCGGTTTGAATCCGGGCTTGTTCAGTGCCGTCAAGGGTAACCCCACCAGCGGCAACGTGGCCGATGGCGTGGCGGCACTCAAGGCCGGCAGCCATGATGGGGTGATTGCCTTCGGCGGCGGCTCGGCCATCGATGCGGCCAAGGCCATCGCCCTGATCGCCCACCAGAGCATTTCGCTGTGGGAGGCGCAGAAACCGTCGAACGTCGATGTCAGCAAGATGCTGCCGGTGGTTGCCGTGCCGACCACCGCCGGGACCGGTTCGGAAGTGGGTCAGGCGGCGGTGATCAGCGACGAGGAAAGTCACGCCAAGCGGATCTTGTTCCACGCCAAGATGGTGCCGCCGGTGGTGATTCTCGATCCGGAGCTGACCGTTGGTCTGCCGCCTAAGCTGACCGCGGCCACCGGGATGGATGCCCTGGCGCACAACCTGGAAGCTTTCTGTGTGCCCTTGTTCCACCCAATGGCTGAAGGCATTGCCCTGGAAGGTATGCGTCTGGTCAAGGAATACCTGCCGCGGGCGACCGGCAACGGCAACGATATCGATGCGCGGATGCAGATGATGGTGGCCTCGACCATGGGTTGCGTGGCATTCCAGCGCGGCCTGGGCGCGATCCACGCGCTGTCGCACAGCCTGGGCGCGCTCTACGATGCCCACCACGGCACCTTGAATGCGATTGTCATGCCCTATGTGCTGCAAATGAACCGTACCGCCATCGAGGCGGAAATGCAGCGGGCTGGCCGTTATCTGGGGCTGGCCAAGCCCAACTTCGACGGCATTCTGGACTGGGTGCTGGAACTGCGCAGCGAGCTGGACATGCCGCATACGCTGGCCGCTATCGGTATTGACGATGCCCAGGCCGAGACCATTGGCGCGATGTCGGTCAAGGA is a genomic window of Halopseudomonas phragmitis containing:
- a CDS encoding iron-containing alcohol dehydrogenase, with the protein product MEISSYSINWHYPTSVRVGPGRIGELGKACKQLGMQAPLLVTDPGLAALPMVEQALQNCRDAGLNPGLFSAVKGNPTSGNVADGVAALKAGSHDGVIAFGGGSAIDAAKAIALIAHQSISLWEAQKPSNVDVSKMLPVVAVPTTAGTGSEVGQAAVISDEESHAKRILFHAKMVPPVVILDPELTVGLPPKLTAATGMDALAHNLEAFCVPLFHPMAEGIALEGMRLVKEYLPRATGNGNDIDARMQMMVASTMGCVAFQRGLGAIHALSHSLGALYDAHHGTLNAIVMPYVLQMNRTAIEAEMQRAGRYLGLAKPNFDGILDWVLELRSELDMPHTLAAIGIDDAQAETIGAMSVKDPSARTNPIQLEAAQYQQLFLNALNGTL